TCTCCCAAGCTTCCCCCAAATGGCTTGTCCGAGGAAAGTAGGAAAAGGTTGCAGCAGTGTAGGGATTGCACCAATCAGATTCTAAAAGCTGCTGTTGCAATTAATACTTCTGTTCTTGCTGAAATGGAAATTCCCGGTGCCTACATTGAGTCCTTGCCCAAGGTAAGTAATGATGCTTTGCGCtgcaaaaaggaaataaaaaagctCCTGGCCATAATTTTTGTTTAGTTATAATGTATGAGTATCATGCTACTAATGGTCAGAAAGacatcaattataaattttaatcatgcaTCTGTGAGTGGCCCAACACTACTAATTTTGTCAAATCAAATGTCTAGTTTGAGTACCCAAATCATAGTTCAAGTAAAATATTGGCAGGAATTCAATAATCTCTTGATAGGTAGTTGGAATTATTGATTCTTGAAAATATGCTAGAACTTGCTGAAGACTGAAATGGCTTTGTGTTCTTTTGGACAACTGAAATGCAGAATGGAAAGGCTTGTCTAGGGGATATAATCTATCGATACATAACGGCAGACCAGTTCTCGCCTGAATGTCTCCTTGATTGCCTGGATCTTTCAACAGAGCACCACACTCTGGATATAGCTAATAGAATTGAGGCTGCTATACATGTATGGAGGCTGAAGGACCATAAGAAACATCTAAGTTCAGCAAAATCCAGACGGTCTTGGGGTGGAAAGGTGAAGGGACTTGTTGCTGACGGTGAGAAGAACAAGAACAACTTTCTTGCCCAACGGGCTGAGACACTTCTAGAAAGCTTGAAACACAGATTTCCAGGGCTCCCTCAGACTGCACTAGATATGGCCAAAATTCAATATAATAAGGTATGTTACTTTCCCCCTGAATCCTTAGTTTGGATTGAACTCATAATTTGTTCAGTTCATCTACAAGATGTGGCCACTGCTTGGAATATATGGTTCCTAGCTAGGCCTTTGTGTCAAGGCATTGGCTATGtggaatattttatatatatgatttgagAAATTCTATTGTTAGTGCCAGTTATTTCAAACCTTTGAGCAACCATTCCAAGGTAAAATCCTGATAATGGTTTAAAGAACTATTGGGGTTTCTTTGCACAAGTAATTAGTAAGAGAATATGAAGAATTTGCTGATATTAAATGGTTTATAATTTCCACGCAAAATACATACTAGTGTTCTCTTGATTTCATTGTGCacattgatgattgattgtaacATTTTTCAGTGTACGGTTTCtatcaatatttaattgaaaCCATGACAAGTAACCGTTTTTACCTATTCTGGTGTTATAAATGGTTTGTGATTAGTGTACAATTACTAAGAGGATTGTGGTTGGGAGAAGGTGGCTTGGAACAGAAAATAAGCTTCTGTGGAATTTCTTTTCATTGCAGGATGTTGGACAGTCTATTCTTGAAAGTTATTCAAGAGTGATGGAGAGCTTGGCCTTTAACATAATGGCCAGGATAGATGATGTCctatatgtagatgatagcatAAAGCGGTGTGCAGCTGCAGATTCTCTCTCGTTGTTCAGCAGGGGAGGTTTTGGTGGCATGCCCATTCAGAAGCGATTCTCTCCTAGTCCCTTCTCAATTCAACACACCCCATATGCCTCCCCATTTGCAACGCCAACATTTTGTTCCTCCACTCCTGTTACTGGGAGCCCTTGCAGTCCTGCAAGGATACATGATGTGAAAAGGAATGCTCCAAAGGAGGGTGCAGATTCGAAGACTGAAAAGTTGGCCACATCTGAGTTTGAGAGGGTTTGGTCATATGCCGGAAACCTCAGTGCAAGAAGAGCATCTGGCGATGCTCCAGAAAGAGACTGAGTTCTACAGTTAGTATGACTTGCATCCATAAGATGGTCATCTCTTGTCTTTTTAATGTGGATCTGGCTAAAGTCCTAGGTCCTGCTCCCTGTATATGTGGGTCTAATTTTTGTATATTCTTAGGCAGAACTAGTAGGATTATGTTGAATGATCATGCTAATGGATcattagttaaaaatgtttCCTCCCCAGTATAAATTTCTAGAGATAGGCCATGATATTGTTTTTTCTACAGATGCCAAATTTTCTAAGTTGAGTTCTGGACTACATAACCCATTCGAGATTCAGCATTAATCATTTGCTGATGTACCCCTGCTCTCCTCACTGCCGTAACATTAAATGAAATTTAGCCACGCCGAAACAGCAATGCCGACGAATCCCAAGTCTTAAAAATCTACTATTTTTAGTTGAAGACAGTGATATGAATTCTTAAAATAGCTACTAAAGTAATAACCTATGTGCACTCCAATAATATCAAAAGTGTGCATGTAAAGAAAACAAGTTGACAAGTTGTGAAGATACACTCGAAAGTGTAAAATGTCTTGCCATCAGCAGTGTTCGTCATGTATATTATTGTCCAAGTAAACAGCTAAACAAGTCGGGTAATCAAGCGTTTGACCACTACGAAGCAAGCTAGAATAGTAGAGACTAGAGCATGAACAATACTTGTATGTTGACATCTCAAGTGTTGTAATTACCACACTAATTTTCTCTTACAAAATTCCGTGTTTAGTTTCATGTTGGAAGCCAAAATTTAGTCTGActtgatttttatcttttaccaGAGTCTTGAATTAGACATAATATGTGCATGTTTTGAAACATACTCAACACTTAATGTTGCTTCTCACCTCACATACGTGGCTCGTTCAGGGTGAATTTAACATGCAAACAAGCATGCTCGTTGTGTATATTTGGATTCCCGTCAATGAATTGTGTTCATATATAAAATTCAcgtcaaaataacaaaaaaaaaaatgtgaaatcaaATAGGCAGATAGTTGGAAGTAGCTTGTGCATTCCGAGTTTCTCGGATACTGATTGGCAACGAGTAAATGCAGCTCATCCAACATTTATGGTGCTCTTTCCTTATTCTGATATGGATTGCAACTTCCTCATTCCTCAATTCTTGCAATGGATGTTACATTTGGTGgtgaaaataaaatactcaATCTTACCACTTCATTATTGAATTTCGGAGATTTCTTGCCATGATGAAAATGTAACAACTTCCGTCACTTTTGCAGCcgtctttgtttatttttgttacccattcatttaatttttaagagatttctagcatatattttatttttatttattaaattaacttGAATGAAAAATTTGCTACAAATCTATctacttattttatttgtttacgcGTATATCAAAATAGTCAGTTATAACataataaatctaaaaataattacacaCGAACATTAAAGCCTTATGTCTATACTATTAATAAAGgaaattttcctttttgtctacactgttaataaatgaaatatccctttttagtttttttttatcattttagataattttatcttgttttttttatttactgaattctttttagtttttaaatttctattacTATCTTTTAATAACTATCCATTAATTTTATGTtgttagttatattttattagtcttattttttaacttttaaatctttttcccttttcttttatttttatttaaaatatgtagaGAGACACGTCTCTCCCTAGTTTTAATAATTACCCACTCCAGAAAGAAattctaactttttttataggaaAGAAATTCTAACTAAAGTACTCaaataacatttttgtttttggttgttaCCTAAATAAAAATAGACTTTAATGTTCTTCAAATAGCATCAAAGCCTATTTTAGTTACATCAAGATCACGTTTTTCTTATAGatgatattcaaataaaaatcaatcacgttaatttaaattactttaaattcatttttattcaaaatcaattctacaaaattagttCATCATCtgaactttattttataaatgtccATCCAAAAACATCAATATTattattggatttgattttattttatagataaattgaatttgattcataAAGTCAACTATTGGACCCGTGAGTGAGCAAAGTCCTACAAATTACAAACTACCATTTTTGGACATGAATTATTGCTTGTATCAGAAGCAATCAAAGCAATTTCTATGACACTTTGAGTAGCTCTCTGAACGCACGTCCTCTAATTCTAGGGCTTGTCCTGTGTAAGAGAAGTAATAATGTAATATCTCTATCCTGTGCTTCCTTCCAAACCTTAGCTATATTGAACCACTTTTGGTTTGTGAAAAAAGCAGTTGAATGCAATTGATTAACCATTTTACATATAGGAAGCACCCAAGAAATAaacaccatatatatatatatataggtctaGCTCGCTACGTTAGTCATAATTTTAGGGCTTCTAGCCTTACCGTCCAAGTAATACAATAAAAGCGTCTGTATAATGTGGCTTCGCTTCCATTTGTTATTTTCTACAATAACTTACAATAGCCAAGAGCTCATTTTATGTACaaagtatttttatgaatttatctTATCCCTATTCAGCCACGTATCTTTCTCATACgcgtatattaaatttaataactcGTTTTTAATACTcataaaatcatataatattatctctaattttatcattattgaATGTCTTTTTGTTGGGTAATTAACCCTCTCTCAAATAAAATTACGCATACCTACAAAGGATCataaaaacacaataaaaattataccatagaaaaataataacaatcatAATTTAACGTGATTCGATGTCTCTTACCTACGTTCATGGGAtcgtctaaaaaaatatttcaatatcacaaaaaataattataagattcTAATTTACCTcaaatagtgtatcactctacaaacccGAGTACCTCACTCAATGATTACAAAaaatgataacactctcacaTAAAGACACTTCTTTCTCAACAAAATGACTTTatttcacaatctctcttctcaaaCACTCTTTTCATGTATTGTGTTTCTCCACTAATTCTCTTCTctgtttataataaataagctcTCTTAAAAGttgagacaaaaaaataacttttcaatGTATCCATTTAACTAAGGTTCATctagtaaaataaaatcttttactTTACATTTAAACCATATAAaccttaataataaaaatctaattCTCAATATGCATGTACCTTATCTTTTGACTTGAAACTCTACACTTGTTAGTATTGTATGTAAGCTTctgcaataaattaaataaactcaATATTAATTTATCTATCAATTAGTTATTCAAATAACGgagattaatatttttca
Above is a window of Glycine soja cultivar W05 chromosome 12, ASM419377v2, whole genome shotgun sequence DNA encoding:
- the LOC114379667 gene encoding rop guanine nucleotide exchange factor 1-like isoform X2, yielding MGSVSSEDGSDRCGSYSLSADVSESESCSSFSARRFDAEGASSSANLSPRPVAAHFNFPPAQVMLPVIGGKDVVVWDHKRDLDLSEVEMMKERFAKLLLGEDMSGGGKGVCTALAISNAITNLSATVFGELWRLEPLAPQKKTMWRREMEWLLCVSDSIVELVPSVQQFPGGGTYEVMATRPRSDLYINLPALKKLDGMLLNMLDGFHDTQFWYVDRGIILGDSKDCDAYGRPSVRQEEKWWLPSPKLPPNGLSEESRKRLQQCRDCTNQILKAAVAINTSVLAEMEIPGAYIESLPKNGKACLGDIIYRYITADQFSPECLLDCLDLSTEHHTLDIANRIEAAIHVWRLKDHKKHLSSAKSRRSWGGKVKGLVADGEKNKNNFLAQRAETLLESLKHRFPGLPQTALDMAKIQYNKDVGQSILESYSRVMESLAFNIMARIDDVLYVDDSIKRCAAADSLSLFSRGGFGGMPIQKRFSPSPFSIQHTPYASPFATPTFCSSTPVTGSPCSPARIHDVKRNAPKEGADSKTEKLATSEFERVWSYAGNLSARRASGDAPERD
- the LOC114379667 gene encoding rop guanine nucleotide exchange factor 1-like isoform X1; the encoded protein is MGSVSSEDGSDRCGSYSLSADVSESESCSSFSARRFDAEGASSSANLSPRPVAAHFNFPPAQVMLPVIGGKDVVVWDHKRDLDLSEQLHFAEVEMMKERFAKLLLGEDMSGGGKGVCTALAISNAITNLSATVFGELWRLEPLAPQKKTMWRREMEWLLCVSDSIVELVPSVQQFPGGGTYEVMATRPRSDLYINLPALKKLDGMLLNMLDGFHDTQFWYVDRGIILGDSKDCDAYGRPSVRQEEKWWLPSPKLPPNGLSEESRKRLQQCRDCTNQILKAAVAINTSVLAEMEIPGAYIESLPKNGKACLGDIIYRYITADQFSPECLLDCLDLSTEHHTLDIANRIEAAIHVWRLKDHKKHLSSAKSRRSWGGKVKGLVADGEKNKNNFLAQRAETLLESLKHRFPGLPQTALDMAKIQYNKDVGQSILESYSRVMESLAFNIMARIDDVLYVDDSIKRCAAADSLSLFSRGGFGGMPIQKRFSPSPFSIQHTPYASPFATPTFCSSTPVTGSPCSPARIHDVKRNAPKEGADSKTEKLATSEFERVWSYAGNLSARRASGDAPERD